One window of Silurus meridionalis isolate SWU-2019-XX chromosome 9, ASM1480568v1, whole genome shotgun sequence genomic DNA carries:
- the LOC124391281 gene encoding histone H2B-like — protein sequence MPTDPAKTAPKKGSKKAVTKTAGKGGKKRRKSRKESYAIYVYKVLKQVHPDTGISSKAMGIMNSFVNDIFERIAGESSRLAHYNKRSTITSREIQTAVRLLLPGELAKHAVSEGTKAVTKYTSSK from the coding sequence ATGCCCACTGATCCAGCAAAGACCGCGCCCAAGAAGGGCTCCAAGAAGGCTGTCACGAAGACGGCCGGCAAAGGAGGCAAGAAGCGCAGAAAGTCAAGGAAGGAGAGCTACGCTATCTACGTGTACAAGGTTCTGAAGCAGGTGCACCCTGATACCGGCATCTCTTCTAAAGCTATGGGCATCATGAATTCCTTCGTAAACGACATTTTCGAGCGCATCGCCGGTGAGTCTTCTCGTCTCGCTCACTACAACAAGCgatccaccatcacttccagggaAATCCAGACCGCCGTACGCCTGTTGCTTCCCGGTGAACTTGCAAAGCATGCCGTGTCCGAGGGCACAAAGGCCGTCACCAAGTACACCAGCTCAAAGTAA